A single Molothrus aeneus isolate 106 chromosome 9, BPBGC_Maene_1.0, whole genome shotgun sequence DNA region contains:
- the CENPL gene encoding centromere protein L, whose translation MAEGRAPRAGADGKKFERRRRAAAAMAEDAPEDGAVRTLPSLRRLSRALPFGRSHGRLGISPSGRLIVPALCSQEKADPQKTAFLLRKAWTLYSVTPMYGFRRARLRDYARLLGAFIAAEKHKGLAVEVGVELDIKVALSSLADIRGSELDQAALLVQLSSRSRGSSRNSEDKPVWWGWFCSVFGDELSENVPEHFTCLPLFLSHGAESYTALVGSWFQKTFDCCFRRLAISPLNLSWMVAMWAGCKLDRAASAVELIFSVPRLAQPLDISYAIHPEDAKALWDTVQKTPGEITQEEVDVFMDCLYAHFHRHFKIHLSAAKLVKVSTAIASAHCDGIVKILHSQYLPGVLMLLTELAISQIQ comes from the exons ATGGCGGAGGGGCGCGCCCCCCGCGCGGGGGCCGACGGGAAGAAGTTCGAACGGCGCCGGCGGGCCGCGGCGGCCATGGCGGAGGACGCGCCTGAGGACGGCGCGGTGCggaccctgcccagcctcaggcGGCTCTCCCGGGCTCTGCCCTTCGGACGGAGCCATGGCCGCCTCGGCATCAGCCCCAGCGGCCGCCTCATTGTACCAGCGCTGTGCTCTCAG GAAAAGGCGGACCCGCAGAAAACAGCGTTCCTGCTGCGGAAAGCCTGGACGCTGTACAGCGTGACCCCCATGTACGGCTTCCGCCGCGCCCGCCTCAGGGACTACGCGAGGCTGCTGGGCGCCTTCATCGCCGCCGAGAAGCATAAGGGGCTGGCGGTGGAGGTGGGCGTCGAGCTGGACATCAAGGTGGCCCTGTCCAGCCTTGCCGACATCAGGGGCAGCGAGCTGGACCAGGCTGCCCTCCTCGTGCAG CTCTCTTCGAGGTCACGAGGCTCCTCCAGGAACTCTGAGGACAAACCGGTGTGGTGGGGCTGGTTCTGCTCCGTGTTTGGAGATGAGCTTTCTGAGAACGTGCCGGAGCACTTCACCTGCCTGCCCCTGTTCCTGAGCCACGGCGCCGAGAGCTACACCGCCCTGGTTGGCAGCTGGTTCCAGAAGACTTTCGACTGCTGCTTCCGCCGCCTGGCCATCAGCCCCCTGAACCTCAGCTGGATGGTGGCCATGTGGGCTGGCTGCAAGCTGgacagagctgcctctgccgTGGAACTCATCTTCTCCGTGCCCCGCCTGGCGCAGCCCCTGGATATTTCCTACGCCATCCACCCGGAGGATGCCAAAGCTCTGTGGGACACGGTGCAAAAAACGCCAGGAGAGATCACCCAAGAGGAGGTGGATGTCTTCATGGACTGCCTCTATGCCCACTTCCACAGGCACTTCAAGATCCACTTGTCAGCTGCGAAGCTGGTGAAGGTTTCCACAGCAATTGCCTCGGCACACTGTGATGGGATTGTAAAG ATTCTACACAGCCAATACCTGCCTGGAGTGCTGATGCTACTGACTGAACTGGCAATCTCTCAGATACAGTGA
- the DARS2 gene encoding aspartate--tRNA ligase, mitochondrial, whose amino-acid sequence MWFPLFPVFPPELTFFTSRRSAALLPVFLAEGWLGMALPRLLVRALHRAAAAAAPAAPDFNSFVTRTNTCGELRAAHVGQKVTLYGWVQYQRQGLFLVLRDFQGLTQVIIPQDEAHSHVKELLSNAPLESVVRVTGTVSPRPQGQENPKMPTGDIEVKAETAEILNSCKKLPFEIKDFIKKSEALRMQYRYLDLRSSRLQWALRLRSRVVMRMREYLCNLHGFVDVETPTLFKRTPGGAKEFLVPSREAGKFYSLPQSPQQFKQLLMVGGLDRYFQVARCYRDEGSRPDRQPEFTQIDIEMSFVDQAGIQRLIEGLLQHSWPEERGSIVTPFPSITYEEALAEYGTDKPDTRFGMKIMDISDVLRGSNIHFVQNALSYPHGSIKAICIPQGVRYLTNKDLGSLKESAKSQFNQEIMEIICRPDGSLKSLLTKFLGEKEQSELIQALNMQEGDVVLLAAGEHKQVCSALGASRLLSANLLEAAGLALRDPTAFHFLWVVDFPLFLPKAENPTELESAHHPFTAPHPSDASLLYSDPTKVRSQHYDLVLNGNEVGGGSIRIHSAEQQRFVLEKVLKEDSEVLSHLIEALEFGAPPHGGIALGLDRLISLIVDAPSIRDVIAFPKSFRGRDLMGNAPDYVTPEELEPYHIQVAWPLEEKEAKKN is encoded by the exons ATGTGGTTTCCTCTTTTCCCCGTTTTCCCTCCGGAGCTCACGTTTTTCACTTCGCGTAGGTCTGCGGCGCTCCTCCCCGTGTTCCTGGCTGAGGGGTGGCTGGGGATGGCGCTGCCCCGGCTGCTGGTGCGAGCGCTGCACCGggcggccgctgccgccgcACCTGCGGCTCCAG acttcAACAGTTTTGTCACTCGGACCAACAcatgcggagagctgcgtgctGCTCACGTGGGACAGAAGGTGACCCTGTATGGATGGGTTCAGTATCAAAG ACAAGGCCTGTTTCTGGTTTTGAGGGATTTCCAGGGACTGACCCAGGTCATCATTCCTCAGGATGAG gcGCATTCCCACgtgaaggagctgctgtccAACGCCCCTCTGGAGTCTGTGGTGAGAGTCACTGGGACAGTgtcccctcggccccaggggcaGGAGAATCCG AAAATGCCAACAGGGGATATTGAAGTGAAGGCAGAGACTGCAGAGATCCTAAACTCCTGCAAGAAGCTGCCTTTTGAAATCAAGGATTTTATCAAG AAGTCCGAGGCGCTGCGGATGCAGTATCGGTACCTGGACCTGCGCAGCTCCCGGCTGCAGTGGGCGCTGCGGCTGCGCTCTCGCGTGGTGATGAGGATGCGCGAGTACCTCTGCAACCTCCACG GGTTCGTGGATGTAGAAACTCCAACTCTGTTTAAAAGAACCCCAGGG GGAGCCAAAGAATTCCTTGTGCCCTCAAGGGAAGCAGGCAAGTTCTACTCTCTGCCACAGAGTCCTCAGCAGTTCAAGCAGCTCCTCATGGTTGGAGGCCTGGACAG GTACTTCCAGGTCGCTCGCTGCTACCGGGACGAGGGTTCACGGCCTGACAGGCAGCCAGAATTCACCCAG ATAGATATAGAGATGTCGTTTGTAGATCAAGCTGGGATCCAGAGGCTCATAGAGGGCCTCCTGCAACATTCCTGGCCTGAGGAAAGAGGCTCCATTGTGACTCCTTTCCCTTCCATAACATATGAGGAGGCACTGGCTGAGTATGGGACTGATAAACCAGACACTCGCTTTGGGATGAAG ATCATGGATATCAGTGATGTTTTACGAGGATCAAACATTCACTTTGTGCAGAATGCCCTCAGTTACCCACATGGCTCTATCAAAGCCATTTGTATCCCTCAGGGAGTG AGGTATCTTACAAATAAAGACTTGGGGTCATTGAAGGAGTCTGCAAAATCACAGTTTAACCAG gaaatcatGGAAATTATCTGCAGACCTGATGGGAGCTTGAAATCTCTGCTTACCAAGTTCCTCGGTGAGAAGGAGCAGTCAGAGCTCATCCAAGCACTGAACATGCAGGAGGGTGatgtggtgctgctggcagctggagaaCACAAGCAAGTG TGCTCTGCCTTAGGAGCCTCGCGGTTGTTGAGTGCCAACctcctggaggcagctgggctggcactcCGTGATCCCACAGCCTTTCACTTCCTCTGGGTGGTggatttcccccttttcctccccaagGCTGAGAATCCCACTGAGCTGGAATCTGCTCATCACCCCTTCACTGCCCCTCATCCTTCAGATGCCAGCCTCCTGTATTCTGATCCCACAAAG GTCCGTAGCCAGCACTATGACCTTGTGCTGAATGGCAATGAGGTTGGAGGTGGCTCCATCAGAATTCACAGTGCAGAACAGCAGCGTTTTGTGCTGGAGAAAGTGCTGAAG GAGGACTCTGAGGTGCTTTCCCATCTGATTGAGGCTTTGGAATTTGGAGCTCCACCTCACGGAGGAATTGCTTTGG GACTTGACAGGCTGATCTCTCTCATTGTTGACGCTCCAAGTATCCGGGACGTCATTGCCTTTCCAAAATCCTTCAGGGGACGAGACCTGATGGGCAATGCTCCAGACTATGTCACTCCAGAAGAACTAGAGCCATATCACATTCAGGTTGCCTGGCCTCTTGAAGAAAAAGAGGCAAAGAAAAACTGA